CGGTGAACCGCCCTTCTATGACACGGGGAGGTTGGGCGGGATGGAGTTGAGCCGAGGCTACCTGGAGGGGCGCTTCCGCGAGCGCCAGCACCTGGGCGCGCAGGTTGAGTACCGCGCGCCCCTCTTCTGGCGACTGGGCCCCGTGGCCTTCGTCTCCGCGGCGACGGTGGCACGCAGCCCACGCGACTTCGACATGCGTGACATCAAACCGGCGGCTGGCGCAGGGCTGCGCTTCGCCCCCATGACAGACGTTCCCGTCAATCTCCGGCTCGATATCGCCTACGGAAGTGAACCCAGCTTCTATTTGAACGTGGGCGAGGCCTTCTAGGTTAGAAGCCCGCCATGCGCGCGCCCCTGTTGTCCCTTCTTGCCCTGCTCACCCTCGTGGGCTGCTCTGACACCCCCTCCGACGGTCCGGGGGTGGATGCGCCCGTGGACCGGGGCCCCAAGGCCATCCCATTGGACGGCGACCCCAACGGGATGTTCTGGGACGCCGAGAACGAAACGCTCTACATCGCCGACGACCAGAACCACCGCATCCTCAAGTACCGGGACGGTGAAGGCGTGTCCCTGGCCGTCGCGCTGCCGGACGCGCCGCCCAACAGCACCAACCTGGGTGAGGTGGTGCGGATGCCGGACGGCACGCTTGTGACGGTGCGCTTCGGCTTCGGGACGGCGGGCGCGGTGCTCTTCGCGCGGCCGGACGGCACCACCGGCAAGGTGCCGGGACTGCCCACCAACCGCCGCCGCATCGGCCTGACGGTGACGGAGGACGGGCGGCTCTACAACTCCTACTTCGTCCGCAACAGCAACGTGAATGTGGGCTCCATCGCCCTGCTCAACCTGGACGGCACGGAGCAGGAGGTGGTGGGTGCGCTGGAGAAGCCCGTGGGCGTGCTGGCCGTGGGTGACTCGCTCTACATCGCGGACCAGATTGCCGGGAAGGTGTACCGCTCGCCGCTGGCGCGTCCCGCGGAGCTGACCACCATCGCCACCCTCACCGAGCCGGACCTGCTGTCGCTCGGGCCGGGCGGCGCGCTGCTCACGGGCACCCGTCAGGGCACCGTGGTCAGCATCAATCCCAGCACCGGCGCGCAGCGAGTCATCGCCAGCGGCTTCCAGAACGTGCGCGGCATCGCCTACGACGCCGTCAACCGCCGCCTCTTCCTCGCCGACCACGACGGGGACGAGTCCAACGGCACCACGCACTTCCTCCAGATTGTCCCGGTGGACTGAATGCGCCGGGTCCTCATCGCAGTGGCCACGCTGGCGAGCACGCCCGCGCTGGCGGCCCCGGATTGGCTCCAGCCCGTCCTGGTGGGTGAAATCGACTGGCGTCAGCACGTCTCCGAGGTGGAGGGCTTCGACGGCGTCACGCTGGCCCGCCTCCGCGTGGGCGCCCGGGCCTACCCCGTGCCCTGGCTGATGGCTTCCGGCGTGGCGGAGTGGGCGCAGGAGAAGCCCGCGCTCATCGACGCCTTCGTGGCCGCCACCCTGGGCGAGTCGCTGCGCCTGTCCATGGGCATGTCGAAGACGCCGTTGTTCATCAGCGCGCGCGACGAGAGCCAGGAGGCCCGGGCCATTCCCGAGCTATCCCTGCTGGCGCAGACGTTCTGGCCGCGCCGCGATCTGGGCATCGAGGCCTGGTGGGCGCCCAAGACGCTGCCCGTGGAGGCCTGGGTGCGCGTGGGCAATGGCTCGCGCAGTCCGTTGGGCAATGACAACAGCCTGCCCGCCCTGGACGCCCGCGTGGATGGACGCTGGGGCCGCGCCCGGGGCGACGTGGATGCCTTCTGGGGCTTCCGCGCTGGCGCGGGTGTCCATGTGGAGAACGCCTACGACCGGGCCGGCATCGGTGGCATCGGCCCCCAGAACTTCGTCTTCTACCGGGCCCCCCCGGTATCGGGGCCTCGCTCGGTGGTGGAGGCGCACGCGCGGCTGGACGTTGGGCCCGTGAGGGTGCTGGCGGAAGGCGCCGCGGCCTGGGAGCGGCGCTCTCGCGATACCGATGGCAATCCCAACACCCCGCGCGAAGGACTGCCACGGATGGAGAGCCAGGGGGCCTCGCTGGAGGTGTCCTGGGTGGTGGTGGGACGCCCCCGGGGCGACGGCGCTCGCTGGCCCGTGGCGCCGAACGACCCCACCGGCATGGACGCCGTCAACGCCGGGCAGGTGCCCACGGGCGCCGTCGAGCTCGCCGCGCGAGTGGAGCGGCTGTGGCTGGGCCGGGGTGCCTCCGACATCCAGCCCGGCGGTACGACGGGCGGCGCCCTCGCGGTCCGCTGGTGGGTGACGTCCTTCTTCGGTCTCGGCGCCGCCGGGTACGCCCAGCGGTACGACACCGCGCCGCTGGAGGACCCGGGCCGGCGCAACTCCTGGCTCGCCCTGGCCCGAGCCACCGTGAGCGTGCCCTGAGCATTTCGACTTCGACCTGGGCCCAGGGGGGCGTGCCCAGGGCGTTCCGATGCACCTCCCTCCGCCCTCGGAGCACACCATGGTCCGCACCGAACGCGTCGCTCGTCGTGTCTTCTCCAGGCTGAACCTGGCCCTGCTGCTCACAGGCGCCCTCGCGGGCTGCGGGGGCCCCATGGAGCCGGCCCCGTCCGCGCTCGAACCCGAAGGCGCGCAGGACGTCCAGGCCCAGGCGCTGACGTATCCCAGCGGCAGCAGCCAGACGGTGGTGTCCCGCCGTGTCGTCTTCAGAAACGGCTCGGGGGCCTATCAAGCGGCGGCGGGGTTCGAGCACTTCCGCGCGGCGGGCGCTTTTGACATCGCGCTCCACAACATCCGCATCGCGGAGGTAGACGCGCCTGCCACGCGCGAGGCCCTGGTCCTCATGTCCGCGGGCCAGAAGATTTCGAGCAGCGGCCACTCCAGCGGCGTCACCGGACAGGCCTCCAACTGGGATGCGTCCTGTGACAGCGTCTCCTGTCCCAACGTGAGCCTGGACGGCCGTTCGCTGGCCATGAAGCTGCGCGCCCTGGGTTTGTTTCCCAGCGGGAAGACGTACCTGTCCGTCGTCAACGACGCCAACTTCGACCATCTGTTCGACAGCGACACGAAGCAGCGCATCGTGAATGGCTTCTCGAACTGGCTCCAGGCGCAGGTCCGTCCGGAGACTCGTGCCATCTACCTGGCGGGCAGCTCTCGCGGTGGATGCTTGATGATGCGCATGGCGCAAGCGCTCCGCGCGAACACGGCGCTCGACGGCATCGACATCTACGTGTCGTCATTCGACGGCGTGTGCCGCAACAGCCAGGGTGAGCTGGGGACCTTCGACAGCAAGATCAACAACCCCGTGCGGCCCTGGGGTACCTTCTATGGCGCGTGGGCCACGAACCTGACGGCCCAGTTCCCCCGCCGCGACAGGCTCCACATCTTCCACGTGGTGGGAGGCCAGGAGGTCGCTCCCGCCACGGGCATCCGCGCCTTCTCCGGCTACGCGGGCAGCACCCCGCCTTCGACGGGCACGAACCTCGACTGGGGCTGGTACAAGCAGACCTGGGTGAAGTGGCAGCACAAGGAGATTGGCAATCCCTACACGGACCCCAGCGCGTCGGACCAGGCGCAGGCGGTGGCGGAGACGGTCGACGCGCACTTGACGTGGCTCGACGCGCGCCTGCCCTGACGCGGCTCAAGGAAACCCGGGCGGCCGACCTTCCTCGGCCGCCCGCAGTCGCGCGCCGGGGTTGAGTTCAAAGGCGAGCCCGAACTGCCACAGCGCCACGGGCTCCAGGAACAGGATGTTGTAGTAGTCCTGTCCCTTCACGTACCGCGCGAAGACGCCGAAGCCCGCGCCCCACCGGGGGTAGACGCCGAACTCAGCCTTCCACGTGGCCCGCTGCGAGGGCGTCTCCCCGAAGGGCTGCGACACGGACACTTCCAACGGGAAACGGTGGTTGCTCCATGTGCGCTGGCCCATGACGCCGGCCGCCCAGTGTCCGTCACCGTAGACGAAACGCTGGGCGCGGGTGATGCGGCCAGGGCCCATGGAGGTGTTCAGCTCGAAGGCGGCGAACCCGCCCACCAACCACGCGTTGCGCAGGTCCGGCTCCACGTCGAAAGCCAACCGGCTGTGGAACTCCATGCGGAAGAGGTTCGTCGTGAAGCTGCCGGACACCTCGTTCAGCGGCAGTTGCCCTTCCGACGGCGTGCACCCGGATTCGCCGCGCGTCTGGTTGCTGTAGAAGCACCCGGACTCCCCATTCGAGTAGTGCCCCACGATGACGTTGAGCGCGAGCGCCAATCCCCGCACCGCCGCGCCCTCTGCCCGAGGCTTCGCCAGCGGTCGCAGGTGCGCCACCTGGAACGTCGCCTTCGCGATGAAGGACGGCGGGATGGCGGGGTCGCTCGGCGTGTCCACGATGCGCAACTGCACCGCCGGGGTGATGATGAGCGACAGGAAATACTCACCACCGGGCCGCGTGAAGTCTCCGTGATGGAGTTGTGGCAGAAAGAGGTTGGGCGCCACCTGCGCCTCGAAGATGAGCTTCTCCGGGGAGTTCGGCGCCCCCTGACGGCGAATGCGGTTGGGGGAGTCGAGGATGTAGCTGCGGTCCAGGAAGAGTGGGATCGGCGCGTCGTATTCCACGTGCCACCCGTCCGCGCGGACGACGCCCGCCAGCAGGACACACGTCCCCCACAACAGGGCGGCCCACCACCGCTGGACTCCGCCCCCTGCCCCCCACGCCCTGGACGCCCCATGATTCACGGGGCCGGACCTCAGGCCTGTGGCCAGTGGGTTGTCACCTGCCCCCGTGGACCGCACGCGCGCTCGGGGGCATTCACACGCGTCAGCGTCAGGCGCGCACACACTTCCCGGCCCGGCGGTCTCACGGCCATTGCACACCCGCGGACAGCCGGACGCGTGAAGTCAGGGCGCGCCGGGGATGCGCCAGCCGTCCGCTCGCAGCGCCTTGCGCAGCCGTGGCGTGTCCTTCACGGGGTCCCAGGCACCACAGGCCCAGGGCAGCACCTCGTCCACGATGGCACGGTGGACCTGTCGTGCCGACGCATGCGGGCTGAGCGGTTCTGGAGACTCCTCGCTGGCGCCCAGCGCGAAGGTGATGACCGACCGGCGGCTCAGCGCCCGGCACGCGGCATGGACGCACGCGCCCAGGGGGTCCACTTCAGGCGGGCGCGGTGCGACGGGCGCGGACGGCCGGGGGACACACCCGCAGGCGTAGTTCACCGACCAGGCGGCGGAGAAGGCATCCGGCGCGCAAAACTGGCTGGGGGTGAAGTTTCCCACCTCGGCCACCTGCGCCGCGTGCTCCTCCGAGGGCTCGCAGAGCCAGCGGTCCATGGCCATGACCGCGCGGCGTGACCAGTCGTTGTTCGGGTCCTGGGACTCCCACAGCCACAGCACATGCCTCGCGGCGGCGAGCGCCACGCGCACCTCCACCTCGGTACCGAAGGCGGCCAGGGACTCAAGCCACGGGCGAAGCGCCAGGGACGGCTCCTCGGTGCGCTCGACGGGCCACGCCACGTCCGTCAAGAGCGCGGCGCAGAGCGGCTCCTGGAAACGGTCCGTCCTCAAGGGCGGCGCTTGCTGTCGCAGCACCGCGCGCGTGATGTCGTCCATGACGGCGTCCACATAGGGTGCCAGGACCTCGACGGACCGGAGCGCGTCGAGCGGCGCCAGCGCCTCCGCGCCCCGGACGCCCAGCCGGGCGATGAACAAGAGGGCTCGCTTCCCATCTTCGAGCCGTCGGGTCTCACCGAGCGGGCCCCGCCAGGAAGGCGGAGGCGGCCCGTCTTCTTGCCGGCGCGATCTCGCGCTACTCGCCACTTCGAGCAGTCTTGGAATCGCTCGTGACGGCGCCAGCAGCGACAGCACGCGCAGGGCCTCATTCCGATTCTCATCGTCCACAATGGCCTGCTCCTCCAGCGCGGTGAGGACCTCTTCGTCGCGCGGAAAGCGAGCGAGGACATGGAGCCCCTCCCGGCGCACCGCGCGGTGGGCATCTCCGAGCAGCGATAGCGCGGCGACGCGAACCTCGTCCGGCAACGGGTCCTGCATCGCCGCCAGCACCTGCGCCGCGTGCTGCCGCGTCGGCGTGTCGCCCCGCTCCTTGAGACACGGCAGGACGGCGCGCAGGGCCATGGGGGTGGCGCGTGGGCGCATGCGCGTCAGCACCGCCAACGCCATTCGCCGGACCCGCGCCACGGGCTGACGGAGCACGTCGAGGAGCGCCGGAATCGCACAGGTGGGGAGCGGGTCGATGGTGCCCAGCGCCGCGACGCACTGCCCGAGCATGTTGCGCGTGGCTTGCCAGGAAGCCTCCTGGTCCGCTCGCACCAGGGCCTCTATGAGCGCGGGCACCGCCGCGAGCCCTGCCTGGCACACGCGGTCATGTGCATCCCTGCCGTCGAACCAGCGGATGCGGTCTCCGGCGAGCGCGGCAATCCACTCGCGCACCGTCTTTCCTTCCACCTGGTAGCCGGAACGAACCAGCGCGGTATCCAGCCGCCGCAGCGAGGCGAGGTCATCCGGCCGCGCCTTGCGCCACAACGCATCAAGGTCTTCGTGTTCGGCCATGTGCAGCCCGACGGTGAGGGGACTCAGGGAGATACTGGCAGGGAGATTACGGACATGGCCAGACGGGACCACCAGTTGGGGGCCTGACGCGGTCGCGATATGACGTCACGCCATGAACCCGTTCCGTCTCCCTTTGCGCCTGGGCGTCGTGTGCTGTCTGTTGCTGTGGTCCCTTCCAGCGGAAGCGCAGTCCACCCAGGCGAGGCCCCGCGCCCGCGACCTGGGCATCACCTTCGGCGGCCAATCCGGCCCGAACAACGCCATCACCGACGTGTCCGGCGTGGAGGTGGGCCACACGACGCTGATTTCGGGTGACACCCGCGGCCCGCGCGGCAAGGGCGCGGTGCGCACCGGCGTCACCGCCGTGCTGCCTCGCGGCAAGGACGGTGTGTCCGAGGACGTCTTCGCCGCCATCTACGCCCTCAACGGCAATGGCGAGATGACGGGCTCCCACTGGCTCACCGAATCCGGCCAGCTCGCCGGCCCCGTGATGCTCACCAACACCAATGACGTGGGCACCGTGCGCGACTCCGTCATCTCCTGGGCGATGAAGCGCGGATTGGAGTGGGAGCTGGGGCTGCCCGTCGTCGCGGAGACGTGGGATGGCCTGCTGAATGACATCTACGGCTTCCACGTGAAGGCCACGCACGCCCACCGCGCGCTCGACAGCGCCAAGAGTGGTCCCGTCGCGGAGGGCTCGGTGGGCGGCGGCACGGGGATGGTGTGCCACAGCTTCAAGGCCGGCATCGGCACGGCGTCACGCAAGCTGCCCGAGTCGGAGGGCGGCTACACCGTGGGCGTGCTGTTGCAGTGCAACTACGGCGCGCGGCACCTCTTCACCGTGGAGGGCGTGCCCGTGGGCGAGGAGATCAACGACCTGCGCCCCTGCTACACCGGGCCCAAGAAGCCGAGCCCCGGCATGTTCAAGGACTTGCCAGCCTGCTCGGCGTCGCGCGGCGACACCCAGCCCCGCACGCCCGAGGGCGCCGGCTCCATCATCGTGGTGGTGGCGACGGACGCACCGCTGCTGCCGCATCAACTGGAGCGGCTGGCGAAGCGCGTGCCGCTGGGCATCGGGAAGATGGGAGGCCTGGGGGGCAACTCCTCCGGCGACATCTTCGTGGCCTTCTCCACGCAGCGGCTGAAGCCCCCCACCGGCACGGACGTGGCCGGTGTCTCGACGCTCGACAACGAGCGAATGACGCCGCTCTTCGAGGCCACCATCCAGGCCACGCAGGAGGCCATCCTCAACTCGATGCTGGCCTCCGACACGATGACGGGCGCGGAGAGCAGCCGCGTCTACGGCCTGCCCCAGGACCGGCTCATCCAGGTGATGAAGAAGTACGGCCGGCTGGCGCCCCCCGCGCCGTGACGCCGCGCGCGCCTCAGTCCGCGCGCTGAGGCGTGGGCGCGGCGGCCCCACGCTGCCGCGCCTGGACCCACGCCTGCACCCGCGCCTCGAGGATGTCCAGCGGCAGGGAGCCGTCGAGCAGCACGACGTCGTGGAACTCGCGCACGTCGAAGCCCGGGCCCAGGGCCTGCTCCGCGCGCGTGCGCATCTCGCGAATCTTGAGCTGCCCTACCTTGTACGCCAGCGCCTGCCCCGGCCAGGCGATGTAGCGGTCAATCTCGTTGGTGGTGTCCAGCTCCTGGCGCGGCGAGTTCTCCATGAAGAAGTCGAGCGCCTGCTGCCGCGTCCACTTCTTCACGTGCATGCCGGTGTCGACGACGAGCCGCACCGCGCGCCACATGTCGTAGGCCAACTGGCCGAACTTGTCATACGGGCTGGTGTACAGGCCCAGCTCGTCGCCCAGCGTCTCACAGTAGAGCGCCCAGCCTTCGCCATAGGCCACGTAGTAGCCGTAGCGGCGGAACTCGGGCAGGCCGGGCTGCTCGGCGGCCAGGGCTGTCTGCAGATGGTGACCGGGCACGGCTTCATGCAGCGTGAGCGGCACCATCTCCCACAGGGGGCGCGTCTCTGGCCGGTACAGGTTCACCAGGTACGTGCCCGGCCGCGAGCCATCCGACGCCCCTGGGTAATAGAAGCCGGTGGTCGCGTCCGGCGCCATGGCCTCCGGCGTCGGCTCCACGCCATAGGGCTGCCGGGGCAGCGTCTTGAACAGCCGCACCAGCGACGGGTCGATGCGCTTGGACAAGGCCCGGTAGCGCATCAGCAGTTCGTCCCCGTCCCGCGCATAGAAGCGCGCATCCGTCCGCAGGAAGCGGAAGAACTCCGCCAGCGTGCCCTTGAAGCCCGTCTGGGCCTTCACCGCCTCCATCTCCGCGCGCAGGCGCTGGACCTCAGCCAAGCCGAGCGCGTGAATCTCCTCCGCGCCCAGGCCGGTGGTGGTGAACTTGCGCGCGAGGAAGGCATACAGCTCCGCGCCGTCGGGCAACTGCCAGATGCCCACCGCCTCCGTGCCCTTCGGGACATACTCCTCGGTGAGGAACTGGTGGAAGCGCTTCAGCGCGGGGAGCACGCCCTGCGCAATCGCCGCGCGGCCCGCCGCGGACAGGCGTTGCTGCTCCGCGGAGGCAATGCCCTTGGGGAAGCGGCGGAACGGCGCGAAGAAGCCGCTGTCCGCCGGGTCCGCCACGAGCTGCTTCGCCACCTGCGGCGGAATCCGCTGGAGGACGACCTGGGGGTGGATGCGCTTCTCACGCAGTCCCTCGCGCAGCAGCGCCAGCACCTGGTCCACGTAGGTCCCGAAGCCCTGGAGCCTGGCCACCCAGTCCTCGTAGTCCTTCACCGTCTCGAAGCGCAGGTTGTCCGCGAGCTGGTAGGCCGTCTGCACGCCCGGCGGCTGTTTGATGCCCTCCGGGATGCCGCCCATGTGGTTCACCGGCATCAGGTACGTCTTGAAGCGGTGCTCCTCCACCCACGTCTCGTAGTCGCGGCGGAACAGGTCGTAGTTGAGCTGGTCCGCGGCGGAGAGCGCCTTGCGGTCCACCGTCTTCAGCTTCGCGAGCACCTGGAGGTTGTGCTGGTGGTCCGCCGCGATGGCCTCGAGGCTCAGGTCATCCCAGCGGCCGTTCCAGCGCCGGTCGCCCTGCACCGACGCGTACGTCGGGCTGTGCTCCAACTGGTACTGCCATTCCTGCTGGATGAGCGCGTGCAGCGTGGCGGCGGCCTGGGGCCGGGCGTCGGCGGATTCGGGAAGCATCGTGAGGAACCCCACTGCGAAAAGAAGGACTGCGCGCGTCATGAGAAGAGTTCGAGCAGGTCTTCCCGGGTGATGGCCGTCGCGGCGGCGGCTTCGCTCAAGGCCGCCTCGAAGATGGCCCGCTTCTTCTCCTGGAGCCCCAGGATGCGCTCCTCCACGGTGCCCTGGGACACGAGCCGGTACACCATCACCGTGCGCTCCTGGCCAATGCGGTGGGCGCGGTCCGCGGCCTGCGCCTCCGCCGCCGGGTTCCACCACGGGTCCACCAGAAAGACGTGGTCCGCCGCCGTGAGGTTGAGGCCCGTACCGCCCGCCTTGAGGGACATGAGCAGCACCGGCTCGCCCTCCTGGGACTGGAAGCGCTCGGTGACTTCGCCGCGGTTGGCCGTGGTGCCGTCCAGCCGGCCGAAGCCGATGCCCGCCGCCTTCAGGCGCGGCTCGATGAGGTCCAGCAGCGACGTCCACTGCGAGAAGACGAGCGCCTTGTGGCCTTCCGAGACGGCCGTCTCCAGCGCGTCCACCAGCGTCTCCACCTTGGATGACGTGTTGGCCCGCTGGCCCGGAACGAGCGCGGGGTGACACGCGGCCTGACGCAGCCGCAGCAGGGCCTCCAGCGCCTTGAGCACGCTGCCGCCCTCGTTCAGCAGCGCCACCACTTCCTTCCGCGTGGCCGCCATCACCGCGTCGTAGACGGAGCGCTCACGCTCATCCATCTGCACGTGCATGACGGACTCGATGCGCGGCGGCAGCTCGGGCGCGACATCCCGCTTCAGACGCCGGAGCACGAAGGGGCGGATGCGGCGCCGCAGCCCCTCGGCCGCGTCCTGCCGGCCCTCGGAGATGGGCCGCGAAATCTTGTCCTCGAAGTGCTTGCGCCCCCCGAGCAGACCCGGGTTGGTGAAGTGCATCAGGCTCCACAGCTCCTCCAGCCGGTTCTCCAGCGGCGTGCCGCTGAGCGCGAGCCGGAAGTTCGCCTTGAGCCCGAAGGCCGCGCGCGCCACCTGGCTGTCCGGATTCTTGATGGCCTGCGCCTCGTCCAGCACCAGCGAGTCCCACGTCTTCGCGCCGAGCACCGCCGCGTCCAGGCGCATGATGGCGTAGGTGGTGAGCGTCACGTCGGCGGACGGCTCCAGCGCGCGGCCGGGCCCGTGGTACACGCACACCTTGAGCGACGGGCGGAAGCGCTTCAGCTCCGCGGCCCAGTTGGGCAGCACGCTGGTGGGGCACACCACGAGCGACCCGGGCCCCAGGGCGCAAATCGTCTGGAGCGTCTTACCCAGACCCATGTCGTCCGCCAGGATGCCGCCCAGCCCCGCGCCGCGCAGGAAGCCCAGCCAGCTGACGCCCTGGAGCTGGTACTGGCGCAGCGTGGCGTTGAGCTCCGCGGGCAGCTCGGGCGGGGGCAGCTTCTCGAAGCCGGAGACGAGCGGCGCCAGCCGGTCCAGGCCCGGCGGAGGCGGCTGCTCCAGCGTCTCGCACAGCGCGGTGAGCTCCGGCAGCGCGTGGTTGGAGACCTTCCCATCCTCCTGCCGCGCGTTGAGCAGGTCTGCCACGCGCTGACCGTGCTTGTCCAGCCAGGCCCGGGGCAGCGGCGCCCAGCCACCACCGTCCAGAGGCACCAGCCCCAGCCCCTCCGTCCACGCCCGGATGACGGCGGCGGCGTCCACGGCCTTGACCTCGCCCTTGGCCCCCTCCACCTGGAAGGAGAGCTGGAAGCGCACGTCGGGGACGCCCTGCCCCGTGACGCTGGACTCCAGGTGGAGCGACGGGCGCAGCTTGACGTCGGGGCTCACCAGCCCCGCCGCGTCACCGGCGAGGTCGCCGCGCCAACGCCGCAGCTTGTCCGCCCAGCGCACCATCTCCGAGCCCTGCACCGTCAGCCGGCGGCCGGGCACCAGGTTCAGCTCGTCGCGCAGTTGGTGGATGAGGCGCTGCTCGGCGGCCTCGTCGCGCAGCGGCACCGCGCCGCGCAGGTACACCATGCGCCCATTGTCGATGCGCACCACCGGCGGCGCGCCGTAGACGAGCGTGGGCAGCACGGACAGGCCGGCGTCGAGCTGGTTCAGCTCCAGCAGGATGCGCGGCTTCAGCTCCCGGTCCAGGCGCGGCAGCCGCTTGCTGCGGACCTCCACCGGCAGGCGGCGGCCCAGCTCGGGCATGATTTTGGAGGTCAAGTCACCCAGGTGGTCCGCCGAGTACGTGCGGACGATGGGCAGGTTCTGCAGCCAGGGGCCGGACATGGTCGTCTCGCCCAGGCGGACCAGCGTATCGCTCGCGAGCGCCACCCCGGGACTGACCACCTCCTGGACGCGCGGGTCCTTGCTCACCGTCACCACAATCTGGCCGCTGCGGTCCTCCACCACCGCGCGTGGCAGCACCTGCTCGTCGGACACCGCCACCGGGCGCCCGTCGAGCAACACGTTGCGCGCCGACTCCAGCACCTTGAGCACCGCCTCCAGCGTCTCCGGCGCCAGGGTGCCACGTGTGCGCCGCTGCTCCAGGATGCGGTCGGCCAGCAGGTCCGCGTTCTCCACCTGGAGCTTCGCGGCCTCCGCGGGCCGGGCCATCAACGACGTCAGGCTGCCCTCCAGCG
The Myxococcus xanthus genome window above contains:
- a CDS encoding HEAT repeat domain-containing protein, producing the protein MAEHEDLDALWRKARPDDLASLRRLDTALVRSGYQVEGKTVREWIAALAGDRIRWFDGRDAHDRVCQAGLAAVPALIEALVRADQEASWQATRNMLGQCVAALGTIDPLPTCAIPALLDVLRQPVARVRRMALAVLTRMRPRATPMALRAVLPCLKERGDTPTRQHAAQVLAAMQDPLPDEVRVAALSLLGDAHRAVRREGLHVLARFPRDEEVLTALEEQAIVDDENRNEALRVLSLLAPSRAIPRLLEVASSARSRRQEDGPPPPSWRGPLGETRRLEDGKRALLFIARLGVRGAEALAPLDALRSVEVLAPYVDAVMDDITRAVLRQQAPPLRTDRFQEPLCAALLTDVAWPVERTEEPSLALRPWLESLAAFGTEVEVRVALAAARHVLWLWESQDPNNDWSRRAVMAMDRWLCEPSEEHAAQVAEVGNFTPSQFCAPDAFSAAWSVNYACGCVPRPSAPVAPRPPEVDPLGACVHAACRALSRRSVITFALGASEESPEPLSPHASARQVHRAIVDEVLPWACGAWDPVKDTPRLRKALRADGWRIPGAP
- a CDS encoding DUF885 domain-containing protein codes for the protein MTRAVLLFAVGFLTMLPESADARPQAAATLHALIQQEWQYQLEHSPTYASVQGDRRWNGRWDDLSLEAIAADHQHNLQVLAKLKTVDRKALSAADQLNYDLFRRDYETWVEEHRFKTYLMPVNHMGGIPEGIKQPPGVQTAYQLADNLRFETVKDYEDWVARLQGFGTYVDQVLALLREGLREKRIHPQVVLQRIPPQVAKQLVADPADSGFFAPFRRFPKGIASAEQQRLSAAGRAAIAQGVLPALKRFHQFLTEEYVPKGTEAVGIWQLPDGAELYAFLARKFTTTGLGAEEIHALGLAEVQRLRAEMEAVKAQTGFKGTLAEFFRFLRTDARFYARDGDELLMRYRALSKRIDPSLVRLFKTLPRQPYGVEPTPEAMAPDATTGFYYPGASDGSRPGTYLVNLYRPETRPLWEMVPLTLHEAVPGHHLQTALAAEQPGLPEFRRYGYYVAYGEGWALYCETLGDELGLYTSPYDKFGQLAYDMWRAVRLVVDTGMHVKKWTRQQALDFFMENSPRQELDTTNEIDRYIAWPGQALAYKVGQLKIREMRTRAEQALGPGFDVREFHDVVLLDGSLPLDILEARVQAWVQARQRGAAAPTPQRAD
- a CDS encoding DEAD/DEAH box helicase: MSATAQLLETVRKEAKPGIWSNGVNLARSGAVVLQSQKGGELELRVRAKGRPVALTVVLYPNDDAWECDCPSQVDPCEHVVAAAISIQQAEKQDTPMETAATRWARVVYHFTRVDGGLELRRSIVQVDGAETPLEGSLTSLMARPAEAAKLQVENADLLADRILEQRRTRGTLAPETLEAVLKVLESARNVLLDGRPVAVSDEQVLPRAVVEDRSGQIVVTVSKDPRVQEVVSPGVALASDTLVRLGETTMSGPWLQNLPIVRTYSADHLGDLTSKIMPELGRRLPVEVRSKRLPRLDRELKPRILLELNQLDAGLSVLPTLVYGAPPVVRIDNGRMVYLRGAVPLRDEAAEQRLIHQLRDELNLVPGRRLTVQGSEMVRWADKLRRWRGDLAGDAAGLVSPDVKLRPSLHLESSVTGQGVPDVRFQLSFQVEGAKGEVKAVDAAAVIRAWTEGLGLVPLDGGGWAPLPRAWLDKHGQRVADLLNARQEDGKVSNHALPELTALCETLEQPPPPGLDRLAPLVSGFEKLPPPELPAELNATLRQYQLQGVSWLGFLRGAGLGGILADDMGLGKTLQTICALGPGSLVVCPTSVLPNWAAELKRFRPSLKVCVYHGPGRALEPSADVTLTTYAIMRLDAAVLGAKTWDSLVLDEAQAIKNPDSQVARAAFGLKANFRLALSGTPLENRLEELWSLMHFTNPGLLGGRKHFEDKISRPISEGRQDAAEGLRRRIRPFVLRRLKRDVAPELPPRIESVMHVQMDERERSVYDAVMAATRKEVVALLNEGGSVLKALEALLRLRQAACHPALVPGQRANTSSKVETLVDALETAVSEGHKALVFSQWTSLLDLIEPRLKAAGIGFGRLDGTTANRGEVTERFQSQEGEPVLLMSLKAGGTGLNLTAADHVFLVDPWWNPAAEAQAADRAHRIGQERTVMVYRLVSQGTVEERILGLQEKKRAIFEAALSEAAAATAITREDLLELFS
- a CDS encoding DmpA family aminopeptidase, which translates into the protein MNPFRLPLRLGVVCCLLLWSLPAEAQSTQARPRARDLGITFGGQSGPNNAITDVSGVEVGHTTLISGDTRGPRGKGAVRTGVTAVLPRGKDGVSEDVFAAIYALNGNGEMTGSHWLTESGQLAGPVMLTNTNDVGTVRDSVISWAMKRGLEWELGLPVVAETWDGLLNDIYGFHVKATHAHRALDSAKSGPVAEGSVGGGTGMVCHSFKAGIGTASRKLPESEGGYTVGVLLQCNYGARHLFTVEGVPVGEEINDLRPCYTGPKKPSPGMFKDLPACSASRGDTQPRTPEGAGSIIVVVATDAPLLPHQLERLAKRVPLGIGKMGGLGGNSSGDIFVAFSTQRLKPPTGTDVAGVSTLDNERMTPLFEATIQATQEAILNSMLASDTMTGAESSRVYGLPQDRLIQVMKKYGRLAPPAP